Within Quercus lobata isolate SW786 chromosome 5, ValleyOak3.0 Primary Assembly, whole genome shotgun sequence, the genomic segment ACTTGTAGAATGACCACCGTACCAAGAATGTGCAGTAATACTCTTTAGAAAGGTTTTAAATACTTGTAATATGAAAACTTATTAATTGTGTAGACAATTTCACGTGCGTACTCTCATTCATTGTGTTCAAGGTGTGACAAAAACAtatcaaatgataaataaataaataaataataaaaaaaaaaaatagctaccTTCAAAATTGAGCAATGAAAATACTTACTCTGGGTCAAGGTACACTGGGGTGCCAACAACAACCCTAAATCGGCTAGTTTATCTTGGAAATTTTCATCCAATAAGATGTTTGTAGACTTAACGTCTCGATGTATAATTGGTGGCTTGCAACCATtgtgcagagagagagagagagagagagagagagagagagagagagagagagagagagagagagagagagagagagagagagagagagagagagagagagagagagagagagagagagagagagagagagagagagagagagagagagattgtatTGGCTGACCTTGTGCTGAGTCCATCGCTATTTTGAGTGTAGTTTCCCAACTCAAGAAACTTGCATTTTTATCTGCATCTACAAAATAAATCATTCGGCCATGACTCTTGGAAGAAAGTCGTTGAATCATGATGATTATTGTCAAGAAAAATAGATCCAACTAAATTATTAAAGTTTAATGAACTCACAACTAGgaagaaaattaatatttttatggttAAAGATTTTTAGTATGATCAATACCTGATAGATGCAGTGCCAAGTTTCCATTTTCCATATACTCATAGATGAGCCCCATATTGGTGTTTTCATGGCAATATCTAacaaaagaagtgaagttttTGTGGTGAATTCTCGTAAGAAATTTGGCCTGTAGATTAAGGTCACATCTTAGTTCATATATATCATGTGAACTCAAAAGATGTCCTATATAGAATTCTTTATAAAATTTGAGACCTCAAAAGCAtatatggaaaaatattatgaGGTCAATCAAAAATCAATCCTAATTATACATTGCCCTATGGTTGCTCGCTCTGCTTTATATTCTAAAGACACCTTTCACGTGTCTCACATGTGCTTAGAGTTAGCTCATGCAATTTCTTCTTAAAGACGTTCCTGGTTTGTTATCTGACATTCACAAAGGTACTTGCTCCATAAAATACACATATTGGAGATATCTTTTTGTGCTCTTACTATAAAGTCTTTCCATATTTCTCACTGTCATGGGTTTTTCCcacttggaaatattttttaggCGTTTCTTGGTTGGCCTCGATCCATTCAATTGATATTGAAGACTTTTATATAATATCAATTTGGCTTACCTCTAGTACGTTTTTAACTAGaggtcttcttttattttaaatacacaatgGTAAGTGATAATGAGTTTTAATCtccatattttatttagttaataggtGATGtgacagtttctcattaaaaaagtactggaagTAAGCTAAATCCATAGAATATTTCCATATATGACCTTAATTTTATAGAATACTATGGGCTACCATAGTCTTATAATAGCCAAGTTTTTCAGACCAGGACCAGACCGAGAGGTCAAACCATGAAAACCGGGAACTGTATTGAAATTCGGTTTTTTTTAAGCATAGAGAACCGAACATATATGGCAATTCCGTGAACTGCTAAAACCGGGGTTGGATCGCACGGTCCATGCAGAACCGATGGCAAGAACCGTGCgatccaaccccttagcaattttatttatttatttatttatttttataaaaataacttaacacaattttattctacttaattaaattatctatctcttacaagaaataaaaaaatatataattaaaatccttcaaagatattcaactttacttcaaaaattaaccataaattttaatgttttcatggttattattttattttattaactttcttatttaattattaaatatatgcttgaaaatcattaaatttccctcacatatatagatatattagtcaattttgctagttttataaatttaatatctatatttaggcttgaattaattattaaattaattataacgtcatcacggttcgaccctggttcgacctcggtttgacctcaaaaaccttgaacctctcccttttacgatTCAATGAACGGTCTGGGTCTAAAAACCTTGATAATAGCATGAGATACCGTGGTTTTAAGGTTAAAATACTATGCCAAATATATTCTCATTTGCATTCACAGTAATTCTCTTGCTTTCCATCTCCCTAAAGGTGATTAATTCCAACCTAGGACATAAGGCTATCATGATTATCTTTCATCAAAATCAACTTATTTGTCACTCTCACACATGGTTAAGAATAGTTGTTACCTACCTCCAGGGGCAGAGTTATGTTGAAGggtgggggggccatggccccccaaaattttgaaaaaaaaaaatatatatatatatatatattaatgttttcaaaatttagtctataaaaataagagttcccccccccccccaaaatatttgaattagtctAGTGATgctcttcaaaaaaataattggtctaATAGATATAGAGAtataacttcatttttttgtaattctattttttattgtaaaatatgctTTTCtatctgttaaatatttgataaagtttggcaTAAAATATGTTTGAATCTATCTTTTTTAACCAGTTATATGGCGATTAACAAGTTattaactcattaaaaaaatcttgtcaCTAAAATTACACATGAAATATGTCTTTAATTGCTACATAATAAGTTAGAGCAAGAAAGTTTCAAATATTTTTGGAGCTTAACTTATTCATCCAAGTTTTGGATCgtatatgtttttgaaaatttcattagttcaattgaaagattttttttacttattttagtataaaatttgataatttgtatttaaaatgaaatattttaagaatctcactataaaaatggaaaaaatgaattttattttatgaaagatcgtcatcaaacataattttaattaaaaatactaagttcttttttttttttgggtgtgtgtatatatataatttatcaaataaaaaagtgtatatatatatatatgtgtgtgtgtgtttatatataataaaaaaacatgtgtgtctatatatataaatatatatatatatatatatgtatatgtatgtatgtggaAGTTGTCTTGACAAATATACTAGTGCCGCAACTTGACCCCCCTAAACAAAAATTCCTTGCTCCACCCCTGCCTACCTCTGCTTGAAATTCCTTATGCCCTTGAACCGATGATGGTGAAAGCATCTTCACAGCAACTTGAAAACCATCTAAGTAGCCATGATAAACTGTTCCAAAGCCTCCTTTCCCGATAACGCTTGCAAAATTGTTAGTAATGCTGAGGTCCTCTGAGTATGTGAACTGCTGTTTTTTAGATTCTAACACCCGACCTTGTTCATTGGATACAATGTTCACCTCCCCTGCAGGCACATCTACTAAGATCATAACAATTTGAAGCATATGATATCCTTGTAAAATCTAAACCGTTaaatctttttgaaaaaatcgaCCTTTTTTGGTCCTATTAAGTTGCCAGAAGAGAGCAAGCCCCCATAATAAGAGGATGAAAAATCCAAccgctgctgctgctgctggaACAacaatattctttttctttttgcatggaCTCAACACACAAGGATTTGGATTTCCTCCAATACTAGCAAGATTTGGATTTCCTCCAACACTAGCATCAACAATGTATGTAAAACTTGAAACTGCAGCTGATGCCTCTTAATCTATTATCTTATACAAACAGTAGCTGTATGGAACTCTAAATGATGGCGCTAAAGTTTAGACATATATGATAGTACaactttcaagaaaaaaaaatttggaaataaggaaaaaatgaggaaaacaGAAACAATGATAATTTTCAGAGTAAATAGCATACCTAAGCAAAAGTGATCCCTTATTTGATCTTTCAATGAGTTCCATGGGAATGGACGCTGAGAGGTTGTTATTTTGTAGGTTTCTGTGAAGAGAGAGTAGGTATGATCTCTATATTCTTACTAAAAGAAACAGTGTGGTTGAATTTTGAGTAACTTACAGAACTCGCAAGAGTTTCAGCTGTGACAGAAAAATGGGAACAGTTCAATATAAGTTATTGTTTGATAGATCCCTGAAATAAACAAACTATCGAGTTGAATATCAGTCATGAAAAAAAAGGGTGCTATTCCGTTTCAATAAGCAAAAAATGGACACTTTCTGGTTCATATGAAATACATACAAATATTGTATCATTGTGAGATTTGATATGAAAGGAGCTATGTTCCCGGTCAATCCACTTGAGGATAAGTTCCTAATTGCGTGATCAACAAATTGAAATTtggaataaattaaaatattaggaTGTATACTTTACTTAGAAGGCATTAACTTACAAGGATATGATGCTGGGTGAATCAAAAGCATTGTAGCTGCAACTAAGACCATCCCACGAATAATCTTTAGGGGCACAAGGATCTCCCTCCAGTTTCTCTTTATTCGATACATTGATTTGATATTCTTAATAGCATCAACCAATTATTTCATAGGAGTAAAATAAGAAACATGAAAGAAGTTAAAGAAACAAATGATGATGTATTGATCATGTGGCGCTGAATTTTTTATGCGGTATAAACTTACCATCTTCTTGGTCTGTTTGTGCTTGTAAAAGCTGTTTCAATGTGTAAATCTCAATAGCATTAAGAATGGGCGGAAGGGTGGAAGTTTCAGTTTTATTTAACCAAAGCTTAAACTCTGCTCTAGTAGTTCCCGTTGTGCTGTATGCTGTAGTTGTGGATAAGTAGTAAGGGACCACAGGCTGAGTAAGCCAAAAGTCTCCATTCAAAAATACGTTAAATTCTCTAGTCTGGTTTGGTTGAAGCTTTTTTAAGTTCAAAAAGTGCAAGTAGATATATTGAGTCACGGTGTTACCATTATCAGGTGTCCAAAAAAAGCCTACGGAAGCATTTACATTTAATTTCGTGGCTGCACTGTTCATGACAACTGATGGTACTTGGTATGCTTTGTTGCCTGAGTCATCCATTGTGAGATTGGTaaaaatgttttgtt encodes:
- the LOC115990088 gene encoding probable LRR receptor-like serine/threonine-protein kinase MEE39 translates to MDDSGNKAYQVPSVVMNSAATKLNVNASVGFFWTPDNGNTVTQYIYLHFLNLKKLQPNQTREFNVFLNGDFWLTQPVVPYYLSTTTAYSTTGTTRAEFKLWLNKTETSTLPPILNAIEIYTLKQLLQAQTDQEDGEVNIVSNEQGRVLESKKQQFTYSEDLSITNNFASVIGKGGFGTVYHGYLDGFQVAVKMLSPSSVQGHKEFQAEAKFLTRIHHKNFTSFVRYCHENTNMGLIYEYMENGNLALHLSGIDHTKNL